The Treponema sp. J25 DNA segment GCCGATTGTGCAAAACCCCGAGGGGAGCAAGAACCACCGCCGGGGCGGCACAAATAGCGGCAATCACCTTGCCCATATGGTGCATGTCTTTAATAAAGCCCTGCACTTCCCGGGACGCCGCCACGTTGGTTGAGCCCGGCATACCTCCGGGAATCACCACGCCATCCCACTGGCTTGCGACAAGAGCCCCCCGTCCTGCCAGTTCCTGAATACGCTGCTCCGCTATAACCACCGTCCCCCGGGATGATTTTACCTGACTGCTGGCCCCCACCGCCGCCGTCACAAC contains these protein-coding regions:
- a CDS encoding DJ-1 family glyoxalase III; this translates as MSRRVLVVLAEGFEDVEAITPIDYLRRAGIEVVTAAVGASSQVKSSRGTVVIAEQRIQELAGRGALVASQWDGVVIPGGMPGSTNVAASREVQGFIKDMHHMGKVIAAICAAPAVVLAPLGVLHNRRFTCYPGMEKQVTGAQWSGERVVVDGNLITSRAAGTAGEWAIAIIEKLLGPTDARKVAEAVLLH